AAGCAATCGATTTGCAATTGATGATTTTAGATATTGGATTGGAAGACGAGGACAATCCAACATCCAACATCCAACATCCAAAATTTCTAGTTTCGGGGGATGCTACTCGGTTACAGCAAGTCGTTTGGAATCTTCTCTCGAATGCGGTGAAGTTTACTCCAGAGGGAGGACAGGTAAAGGTTTACTTGGAACACGTTGAGCATGAGGAGGGGGAAGAGTGGAGGAGTGGAGTAGAGGAGCGAAGGAAATCCTCTCTACCCCGCTACTCCTCTGCCTCTTCACCCCTGCACGCTTATGTTCAAATTACCGTTAGCGATACAGGACAGGGAATTGCGCCTGACTTCTTACCCTATGTGTTTGACTACTTCCGTCAAGCGGATGGGGCGACAACCCGCAAGTTTGGTGGATTAGGGTTAGGGTTGGCGATCGTGCGGCATTTGGTCGAACTACATGGAGGAACGATTCGAGCCGACAGCTTAGGCGAGGGTCAAGGTGCAACCTTTACCATTCGACTGCCCCTCATACCCACTCCATCACAGGTGAACCAGGATGAGCGATCGCCTCAGCAGTCCCTCAGTTTGAACGGCATCAAAATTCTGATCGTAGATGATGAACCTGATACACGAGAATTGGTGGTGTTTGTGTTGGAGCAACAAGGGGCACAGGTGGCAGCCGCTATGTCTGCTCCCGAAGCTCTGCTTATTCTGCCTCAAACCAGACCAGATATCTTACTCAGTGACATCGGAATGCCCGATATGGACGGGTACATGTTGATTCGGCAGGTGAGGACGTTAGCTCCTGAACAAGGGGGAACAATTCCGGCGATCGCACTCACCGCTTACGCAGGTGACACCAATCAACAACAGGTGCTTGCCGCAGGCTTTCAAAAGCACATCTCGAAGCCCATTGAACCAGAGGCATTGGTACAGGCGATCGCTCATTTAGTTCGCCCTACATAACTCCTACACACCATGCAAGCGATGGCTCAAATAATAGATTCTGGGGGAGCTTCCTGACTTTCCCTCCGGGGCACTACCATGTTCCGGTCATTGACGTTGGTTTTGCTTGATTAAATCAGCGATCGCTTTGATTAACGCTCCTGGCTCAATTGGTTTGGCAAGATGTCGTTGAAACCCGGCTGATATTGCTTTTTGATAATTGATGTCTCCGGCATAAGCCGTCAGCGCGATCGCCGGAACGTGACCACCCTGCTCAGGAGGCAGCGATCGCACCTGTTGCATCAACATATAGCCATCCATATCGGGCATGCCAATATCACTGAGCAACACATCGGGTTGCGATCGAGATAACAATGTCAACGCTTCATCTGCGGAAGCAGCGGGAATGACACTTGCTCCAGCTTGTTCTAGCACAAACGCAACAAACTCCAATGCATCCGACTCGTTATCGATC
The nucleotide sequence above comes from Oscillatoria sp. FACHB-1407. Encoded proteins:
- a CDS encoding hybrid sensor histidine kinase/response regulator, with translation MRDLSARLTTETDIQVLYDEILAAAIALTQADAGSFQFFNHETQELLLLATQGISPALVKQFNRLTTSCSTSCGIALATGERAFVNFDVPDSEDPDGSMRLHVESGLLSAQSTPLLSRSGKPIGMVSTHWRTHRRPRDSSELGEANRELRFLDLLARQAADLIEQRQDEAQRKQLLEREQAAREAAERANRIKDEFLAVLSHELRSPLNPILGWSKLLQNGKLDPTKTAQALATIERNAKLQSELIEDLLDVSRILRGKLSLNVAPVNLASTIRAAMETVRLAAEAKAIDLQLMILDIGLEDEDNPTSNIQHPKFLVSGDATRLQQVVWNLLSNAVKFTPEGGQVKVYLEHVEHEEGEEWRSGVEERRKSSLPRYSSASSPLHAYVQITVSDTGQGIAPDFLPYVFDYFRQADGATTRKFGGLGLGLAIVRHLVELHGGTIRADSLGEGQGATFTIRLPLIPTPSQVNQDERSPQQSLSLNGIKILIVDDEPDTRELVVFVLEQQGAQVAAAMSAPEALLILPQTRPDILLSDIGMPDMDGYMLIRQVRTLAPEQGGTIPAIALTAYAGDTNQQQVLAAGFQKHISKPIEPEALVQAIAHLVRPT